The sequence gcacacgcacacacacacacacgcacacacacacacacacacacacacacatatacatatgcattcacacatatacaaacacacacacacagagatatacatatgcattcacacacatacacacacacacacatgtacaaacacacatgcatatgcacacacacatatacaaatacatatacacacacacacgtacaaacacacacgcatatacacacacacacgtacaaacacacacgcatatacacacacacacacatttacaaacacatacatatgcacacacacgtacaaataCACAAgcaaatgcatacacacacaaatacacatacacacagatatacacacatatgcatatacatacacacatacatatgcgtgcacacacacacacacacacacacacacaccagtttcatacatgttaaataattcCTTTTCCCTTCATTCCACATGTAATGCATTACAGAATCAGCATCAGAGAAAAGCCATTTCATTCACAAACCCTCAGTAAGTAGTTGAGTCTGGCCAGTGCCTCGAGGAAAAGGTCCGCTCCTTTATTTGAGAACTCATAGCGTCCAGCGATGAAGAGAAACACGGTCTTATCCAGGTTAAAATCTAAATGCCTgcaagagggggaaaaaaatataattcaatactggacatgcacacacagaccaggcataacattatgattacctgcctaatattgtgttggtctcccttttgctgccaaaacagccctgacccgtcatgcactgtgtattctgacacctttctatcagaaccagcattaacttcttcagcagtttgagcaacagtagctcgtctgttggatcggatcacacgggccagccttcgctccccacgtgcatcaatgagacttgaccgctcatgaccctgtcgccggttcaccactattccttccttggacgacttttgatagatactgaccactgcagaccgggaacaccccacaagagctgcactaacccacccactaacaggtgcaatgatgaggagataatcagtgttattcacttcacctgtcactgctcataatgttatgcctgatatatatatatatatatatatatatatatatatatatatatatatatatatatatatatatatacgtatgcGTGTGTCCATGTGTGATGCTCTCACCCGTAGAAATGTCCTCTGATGAACTCTTGAATGCGAGCCTTGCTCTGAGCGTGGAGGTTCTGAAACTCATGCATGGCTGAGAACTTTTTCACATTCAGACCGTTCGGAGTCACGATGTctgagacagaaagaagagCGGCAGTGAGGAAAAGTCCGGAAAGTACTTGTCCGGAAAAAGCTTGTGATGCCATGCTTGATTTCcgactgggaaaaaaaatcgaAGCCCCTGAGCTGAACGATCTTCCTCTGAAAATCAGGAAGGTTTCTTCAGCCTACACGTGACAGATATTTGCTTTACATTCATCAGCATACAGACTTGTTTAATCTACAAACACTGATTCATCCATCACTCATatcattaatgtttattaatagaGCTAATCAATGGACAAACACAGAggtcttgtttttttccagcaggTTGAGAATGACTACATTTGGCATCCCACCAGATATCCCCCAGTTTGTGGACATCTTATAATCTAATACACTTAATCTACTTGAGCTGGGATACGAGTGTGAGAGCCACACTatccttatttttttaaacaattcttCTTTAGAAAACTTGCCAGAAAGTTTCACAAAGGCATCTAGTTGAGATTAAAAGTGTGTCTCAGGATTGGGATCCTGCTGAGAGCAAAACTAAATCATCCGaggcaggaggtgtgtgtgtgtgtgtgtgttgaggctTATACATGAGCGCACAGATATCTTTATGAAAAATGCTTACAGTCATCACACTCGCACATGGCACGGTGTAACTGACCCTAAGCTTGTtagacacacatttacagatGTTTACAGATGTTTGGGTCGGAGGAAGTTCACCTGGTTTCCTTTTGAGCAGGTGTTCGGCCTCGATGGCTGTGATCTTAGACACAGTGGTGAAGACGTGAGCGCAGCGTGCTGCAGCCCGCTCTATACAATAACGGTGATAGATCTGTCTGTCGCCTGCCTCCTTATCAACGTTGaactagacagagagagagaggagagaggggggTATGTAGGGACGGagagaagagatagagagacagagggagggagcaagagagaggggagagaaagagatggaggaaaagagaggaaaatggggggagagagggaaagagaaggagggagagggagagagagagagatggagggggggtggagggagagggagggaaagagagagatggaggcaaagggagggagagaaaagagagaggggcggggaatggatggatggagaaagagataggcagaaagagagaaagggaaagaaacagagagagagggagagatagagagaaagaaagggatggagaaagagataggcagaaagagagaaacttctctttttgttttaagtcatccttacacacccacacacccccacaaacacccccacaaACACCCACCTCTGCTAGGTTGTTGTAGAAGTCGACGTTTCCAGCACACAGGTATCGTCCGAGCAGCGTAGCGTGTGTGGTGAAAATAGTCGCTACAGGTAAGTGCCTCTGTCTGCATAACACCAGCCCCAGTCCAGCCAGCCACTCATGGAAATGAGCCAGGATGTGTGGAGGATCTTCACACTGCGCtgcatactgaaacacacacacacacaccattagatcacacacataatacagaaatGTATTAATGATGGAGATACTCGCATACTAAACACcgacacacatgtacacacacacctctccgaGCAGCCAGGCGGTGAGGAAGCCGAACAGGACAGCGTCGTTGGCCTCGCGGTCGAACCACGGCACGCCGATGCCACAGTTTTCCCACAATTCACTTTTCCAGCGGTCCAGAGACCAGGCGGTGAAGCCAACATCCAGGAGGACCACATATGGAGAGCCTTCAATCAGCCAACGACCAAaatacacctaaacacacacacacacacaatattttcagGAGTATATAAACAACAGTTTTTTATCAAACACAAAAGTTTTGGCACTGTAGATCAAATAAATCAAGGCTGACATTCTACATGAATAGGGCTAGagtcacctttacacacacacacacacacacacacacaaaaagtgcATGTAACTGACCGTTATCATTATATCATCAGTAGGCATGTACGAAATTCTAGACCTGGAGTTGATTCAATGCTCTAAACGTGAGCGAAAGAAGCCTTTATAAGGAAGTAAAACTTTTATACTTCTGCCTAGATTCGTGAAGAGAAAACAAggctgctctctcacacacacacacacttatttagcCAAAGGTCTGAAATAGAATGCAGTCATGGTGCGAGGCATTGATATAGCTTGTAACCTTTACACATGCATACCAGGgaggtggacacacacacacacccacacacaccgccacacacacacacttctcagaATGAGGGTTTAGGATTTCAGATTCGGGTTGGGGAAAGAGTAgcatgtattgtgtgtgtgtgtgtgtgtgtgtgtgtgtgtaccttgcaGCCACTGCTGTTCATCTTATCGATGGTTCTCCTCAGTACTGCGTTCGGGGGCTCAATCAATTCAACCTGGGTCCTGACATTGGACTCCATATAGGGCCCCACTAAGAAGTAGTTTTCCCCCCATTCCTCACAGGTCAAACGTGCCTTCGTCTGGATCACAGTGTAGATGCCTCCAACTGCCAAacgacacacaaacacacacacacacttcacagtaAGTGGCACAGACTCTCAGGACTGACCCATGAAGGAAGAGCAAGCCACGGAGTCTCAGTTTATACCAGCTGAATCCGTGACACGAGGAAGTGGTCATGTTCGAGATCACGTCACCGCTGTCATTTAGCTGTTTATTCAGGTTAATAGCACTCGTATCAGACTCAGAGCCGTGACTTTTACGTCCAGGCATTCCGTACCGGTGAGAAATCAGAGTGTTTATATCGCCTGGCTAGTGACATTCTGTGCTGGAGATtccaggaaggaagaaagactATTTCAaacatttgaccttgctgtgacctggACACGGTTTGGCTCGGTTTTAAAAGCTAATCGGTTCATCTGCTGGTTATGGCGATAATTCATATAAATCCTACAAataatatagcaaaaaaaaaaagggctttGAAATCCTGAATATAAAATTTGTAACATCTCTGTATGACAAACAGGAGGtgagctaaaaaataaaataaataattgacaatttgtatttaataattaattgattttatatttataaattaaattaataaatttaataatttatcttTAATAATTCATAGCTTTTCAAGTCTTTCCCTAGCCTACTCTGGGCAACATAGAAAAGAACAAAAGCAGTAAATGCTGAGATCAATCCCTTTGAAATGCCCCAAGTgcttaaaatcattaaaaaccaTGAAAAGTCGATCTTCGCTCCATCAGCAGTAAGGAACATCAACATACTGGCAAAAAAGGGCTAAAGAGGCGTCATAAATCTCTCCCTCTGCCTCCACCACATGCCGGAAAgttctgccctcttccacatccCTGAGCTCACTGACCTCCACGATTGGCTAATGCCGCTCAGGGATCTGCAGAATAGCTGCCACCCAAATAAATCAaacccttctgaccaatcagcttcaTCTCTGAGAATAAAGAATAGCTTTCCGCCAGCTTTCTGATGTAACTCTGCAGTTGGGCAGTGTAACAGCTTGCATTCTTAATTATAGCAGGGGTGTGTCCTATCCTTTGGATTTGTGTTACTTGGATACCGTTTTGTGACACGAATAAAAGGACATACAATCCTGGAACCTGAGTCTTCTACGCTGTTATTTGTATGAAAGGTGCTGCTTGTGGGGTTTCTGAGAGGGAAGTAATTATAATAGAACATAACATAAACATTCATCAAGGTCAGTTGAAGTACATGTAAAGGTTATAACTGCTAGAGACTATGTATATCTGCTGAGTCCCAATAGCTTATTTTATTTAGGGTCTGCTGGATTGCTGGACAGGATTAGCTcagggtttaaaataaaaaaataaaataaaaacatatcacGAGATCCATCAGGTGCCATCATGAGACAGACCTGCTGGTAAAGTGTCATGGATACCAGAGGATTCAATCTGTACTGTTTATATGAATGGAAAAAGATGGAAAAACATGGTTCACCTTTAAATACTGCTGTAACATGTGAAACATAACATTTacgtttacggcatttggcagacatgtttgtccagagcgacttatcttatttacacaattgtgcaattgagggttaagggccttgctcaggggtccagcagtggcagcttggtggacctgggaatcaaacccattAACCCTCAAccccttaaccactgagctaccacatccccatataaacacactctttcTGTTCTCCAGGTGTTCTatactaatcaggcataactttatgaccacctgcctaaaattgtgttggtttcctgataaaacagccctgactcgtcgagccatggactccactagatccctgaaggtgtgctgtggtctCTGGAACCATGAAACAAGCAGCAGATCccaggacttaaagaatactTTTTAATAGATaccgcagaccgggaacaccccacaagagcgtcagttttggagatgctctgatccagtggtctaggcatcacaatttggtccttgtcaaactctcaaatccttacgcttgtccatttttcctgcttctaacacatcaactttgaggacaaaatgttcacttgctgcctgatatatcccacccactaacaggtgccatgaagaggagataatcagtgttattcacttcaactgtcactgctcataatgttatgcctgatcagtgtataataaaGCATACCTTTATTAGCCACCTCCCATGCGATTTCAAACAGAACTGCATCCTCCAAATCGAACTCCTCGTCCCACTCCTCCAGACCCGACAGGGAGGTCACGGAGATACTGCGTGCCAGTGGCATGCTGCTGGAATACAGGAAAAGGGTCACTTGGTTAAGTTGGACACACTCACAGGACTAGAACCTCATGTTAAATATGATAATAATACAGTAGAAAATGAGCAAGAAAGAATTTGGATTATTTTGCtacacagagtggtgtgaaTTGAAGTGTATGGGGCCCGGGGTGAGGGAATGTGGCTTGTGTGCATACAAATAAGCTACAGAATAATGAGATAATCAGCATGAGGACAGCATagtggaaagaaaagaaaaagtccaGAGGCGTACAGAGGCGCTTTCACATTCAAATGTCACAATACAAATATGATGTGCCAATATTCAGGCCTGATCACCTCCCAGTGTGGTTTAAGTGATCGGATGAGTCTTCGAGACGTATCTGATCCTGTTCACACTGGTTTAAAGAGCTTTTCAATTTAGGATGTGCGTCAGGTGTGAACGAGAACAGAGTCTTAAACTTGAAATGAAATCAGGGTATCTGCTATGGTCGGGTTCAGCAATTGGTCGTCTGTTGTCTGGATGCAGACCCAGCATTGGTTAAAGCATGAGTCTCATCTGTTCACTAGTCCAAAGGGTTAACAAAGTACcagcacaaaataaaacataaccacTTGCAAAATGTTGAGCATTTAAACGTAATTGTAAGTGTCAGTTCCTAGTAAAGCTAGTATGAACATTAGCGAGAATATCTGTATGCGTATAAATCAAGGTCTGTCTGAATTGGCAAAATTGCAAGCAAAGGACTCCTATTAGTGAAGATGAATATGTAATGACTCTCTATGGTAGCTGTACTCATGTGTGACCCACGTGAATGGATGATGGCTTTGGCCGCAACATCACATGACACGTCTTGATTAATTGTGGAGTTGGTTGGATTTTGAGTTCATTTATTCGAATCCTTTTGGGACTGTTATATGGAACCACTGACTTGGTCACCAACACAAACCATGTGATATCGTAAAATACTCAGTTGCATATTACAGGCTTCTGGGTTTCCAGCATCGCAATGAGGGATATGATGAGAATGAATAATAaacttatacactgatcaggcataacattatgacctgcctaatatcgtgttggtcgaTGCGATGTTTGATgcgaaaacagccctgactcaaagaggcatggactccactagatccttgaaggtgtgctgtggtatctggtgccaagatgttagtagcagatcctttaagtcctgtaagttacaaGACATaaaaaggatacttttgatctATCTTTTGATTTATctatactgaccactgcagaccgggaacacccctcAAGAGCTGCAGTAGCCCTAAAATATACTGGTTATTTATTACATTCTAGTTTCGGGTAATACTCAGGGTCAGATGACTACATTTTGGTCAGACATTTTGATTTGACCTCCCCCCCCCAGGTATTTACTGgtcagtggtgggccgtcagggccagcaaggccttctctggtcttctctcattttaatatatttaatatatttttccatgaatgtgtattaaatttatgtctattctctacatttcatagcttttctcttggttgcgctgcttccagtagtgtatatttctgataagagtatttatccaatcatatttccgccagtggctgacatcatgtgtgaaagaaatctgccttaaggccttcggaatcaatagtgcaggcgcccgtagcttaaaataagtggcaatgaaatgttccattaaccaatcagagttggcatcactggggccatctagcaggcatacgattacgtcagcaatttcctgtcctttgattggataattggagtagtcagaggcagcgaaccgcacaaactaaataaaatatatatttaactcacaatggctgacagaggagaagaaatcgatttggtcgcagacatccttacaaatgcattttcaaggcggactgtaataaaatggactattccttgtgaggtgtgaaatactgtatccttatttcttttttactttgctatttaacggttgattagtatctattgccgcggcgtcataatgatggtacagaggtggattaattcaggaaggacaccggtgaaggcctaggtgtgaaatgcacggcccgccaccgATACTGGTACTACGttgtggaaaacaaaacaaaccaacataataaaaaaa comes from Hemibagrus wyckioides isolate EC202008001 linkage group LG02, SWU_Hwy_1.0, whole genome shotgun sequence and encodes:
- the gys1 gene encoding glycogen [starch] synthase, muscle, with protein sequence MPLARSISVTSLSGLEEWDEEFDLEDAVLFEIAWEVANKVGGIYTVIQTKARLTCEEWGENYFLVGPYMESNVRTQVELIEPPNAVLRRTIDKMNSSGCKVYFGRWLIEGSPYVVLLDVGFTAWSLDRWKSELWENCGIGVPWFDREANDAVLFGFLTAWLLGEYAAQCEDPPHILAHFHEWLAGLGLVLCRQRHLPVATIFTTHATLLGRYLCAGNVDFYNNLAEFNVDKEAGDRQIYHRYCIERAAARCAHVFTTVSKITAIEAEHLLKRKPDIVTPNGLNVKKFSAMHEFQNLHAQSKARIQEFIRGHFYGHLDFNLDKTVFLFIAGRYEFSNKGADLFLEALARLNYLLRVNHSQVTVIAFFIMPARTNNFNVETLKGQAVRKQLWDTAQTVKERFGKKLYESLLVGQLPEVSKMLDKEDFTMMKRAIFATQRQCLPPVCTHNMLEDSSDPILTAIRRIGLFNSSQDRVKVIFHPEFLSSTSPLLPMDYEEFVRGCHLGVFPSYYEPWGYTPAECTVMGIPSISTNLSGFGCFMEEHIADPTSYGIYILDRRFRSVDDSCNQLTSFLFQFCQQSRRQRIIQRNRTERLSDLLDWRYLGRYYVSARHMALAKAFPESFVYEPHDPTSTTGFRYPRPASVPPSPAHSLHSSPHHSEAEDEEETYDEDLEAEKDRVNIRQPFNLPNKNKSLVEDLPEKN